In Oscillatoria salina IIICB1, a single window of DNA contains:
- a CDS encoding potassium channel family protein, with translation MHQRKYQRLRQELIAGGAGLAGVFLMGTLWYWLVEQWSWSEAAYMTIITLSTVGFSEVHPLDERSRIFTIFLILMGIVTIGYIVNRFTEALIQGYFQEGIRMRQQRRLIDTLSEHYILCGFGRMGRYIALEFQSENIPFVVVDSQVEQIEEAQNLGFVVVQGDATLDEFLLKAGIERAICLVAALGSDAENLYTILSAKTLNREIRAIARASTEEAVQKLQRAGADVVVSPYITGGKRLAAAALRPQVMDFVDGILAGSNNSFYMEEFRLDPDICPYVGQTLSEARLRSQSGALVLAIRRADGNLIGGPTGETHLRSGDLLICMGTADQLRTLNRLLGPISSRFPRTPKGGK, from the coding sequence GTGCATCAAAGAAAGTATCAAAGACTCAGACAAGAGTTAATTGCAGGTGGTGCGGGGTTAGCTGGGGTTTTCCTCATGGGAACCCTTTGGTACTGGTTAGTCGAACAATGGTCGTGGTCTGAAGCAGCATACATGACGATCATCACCTTGTCTACCGTTGGCTTTAGCGAAGTTCACCCCCTCGACGAGCGATCGCGCATTTTTACCATTTTCCTCATTTTGATGGGTATTGTTACCATTGGCTATATCGTCAATCGCTTTACAGAAGCCCTCATTCAAGGCTACTTTCAAGAAGGAATTCGGATGAGGCAACAGCGACGCTTGATTGATACGCTATCAGAACATTATATTCTTTGTGGGTTTGGACGCATGGGTCGTTATATCGCCCTAGAGTTTCAATCGGAAAATATCCCCTTTGTGGTGGTAGACTCTCAGGTAGAACAAATCGAAGAAGCACAAAATTTGGGTTTCGTTGTCGTCCAAGGAGATGCTACCCTTGACGAATTTTTGTTAAAAGCTGGGATCGAACGAGCAATTTGTTTAGTAGCTGCGTTGGGTTCGGATGCGGAAAATCTTTATACAATTTTGTCTGCGAAAACCTTAAATCGAGAAATTCGCGCGATCGCTCGCGCTAGCACTGAAGAAGCGGTACAAAAGTTACAACGAGCAGGCGCAGATGTGGTCGTTTCCCCTTATATTACAGGTGGGAAGAGATTAGCTGCTGCCGCTCTCAGACCCCAAGTAATGGATTTTGTTGATGGTATTCTTGCAGGTAGTAACAATTCATTCTACATGGAAGAATTTCGCCTCGACCCCGATATTTGTCCTTATGTAGGACAAACTTTAAGCGAAGCTAGACTGCGATCGCAAAGTGGTGCTTTAGTCTTAGCTATTCGTCGCGCTGATGGTAATCTTATTGGCGGTCCGACTGGTGAAACTCACTTACGATCTGGAGATTTACTCATCTGTATGGGAACCGCAGATCAATTACGCACCCTTAACCGTCTCCTCGGTCCCATTAGTTCCCGCTTCCCTCGTACCCCCAAAGGAGGAAAATAG
- a CDS encoding response regulator transcription factor, producing the protein MNAHILVVEDEVKLAQFIELELKYEGYQVSVAHDGLTGIETARQSTPDLIILDWMLPGVSGLEICRRLRTTGVKIPIILLTAKDEISDRVAGLDAGADDYVVKPFSVEELLARVRAHLRRTTEEDSHLMQFSDLRLNRSSREVHRDSRAIELTAKEFDLLEYLISHPRQVLSRDQILERVWGYDFMGDSNIIEVYIRYLRLKLEANGEKRLIQTVRGVGYVLRE; encoded by the coding sequence ATGAACGCTCATATCTTAGTTGTCGAAGACGAAGTAAAACTAGCTCAATTTATCGAGTTAGAACTAAAATACGAAGGCTATCAAGTTAGCGTTGCTCATGATGGATTAACGGGTATCGAAACAGCTAGACAATCTACTCCCGATTTAATTATTTTAGATTGGATGTTACCCGGAGTTTCTGGTTTAGAAATTTGCCGCAGGTTACGCACCACTGGAGTTAAAATACCAATTATCTTATTAACTGCGAAAGATGAAATCAGCGATCGCGTGGCTGGTTTGGATGCTGGTGCTGATGATTATGTGGTTAAACCTTTTAGCGTGGAAGAGTTACTCGCACGGGTTAGAGCGCATTTGCGACGTACTACCGAAGAAGATAGCCATTTGATGCAATTTTCCGACTTAAGGTTAAATCGTAGCAGTCGAGAAGTGCATCGGGATTCGCGCGCGATCGAACTCACTGCTAAAGAATTCGATCTCCTTGAATATCTTATCTCTCATCCTCGCCAAGTCCTTAGCCGCGACCAAATTTTAGAACGAGTTTGGGGTTACGATTTTATGGGCGACTCGAATATCATTGAAGTTTATATTCGCTATCTACGTCTCAAACTCGAAGCAAATGGCGAAAAACGTTTAATTCAAACCGTGCGTGGTGTTGGTTACGTCTTGCGCGAATAA
- a CDS encoding (2Fe-2S) ferredoxin domain-containing protein has product MRDFSNSIIDEDCQERKRCVLVCQNTSCRAAGSPDVLAAFEAADLPEDVIVKPVGCQGQCSIATTVRILPEETWYCRVKSSDVKKIVEQHLHEGKIVEEKLNPRIHRSYSFY; this is encoded by the coding sequence TTGAGAGATTTTTCAAACAGCATAATTGATGAAGATTGTCAAGAAAGAAAACGCTGTGTTTTGGTATGTCAAAATACTTCTTGTCGAGCAGCAGGTTCCCCAGATGTGCTGGCGGCGTTTGAAGCGGCAGATTTGCCAGAAGATGTTATTGTTAAACCTGTAGGTTGTCAGGGACAGTGTAGTATTGCCACGACGGTGAGAATTTTACCTGAAGAAACCTGGTATTGTCGGGTAAAATCTTCTGATGTTAAAAAGATTGTCGAACAACATTTGCATGAGGGTAAAATAGTAGAAGAAAAATTAAATCCTCGTATTCATCGGAGTTATAGTTTTTATTAA
- a CDS encoding molybdenum cofactor biosynthesis protein MoaE, which translates to MINFAPLATETNINDNLAITFASLSLDEVYRLADDAANGAIVVMSGTVRNQTDGKPVVYLEYQAYEPMALEVFKKIAADLRQQYPDTNRVVIHHRIGRLQIGEISVLVAVGCPHRGEAFAACRYAIDTLKHNAPIWKKEHWADGSSNWVSIGACEENNAIC; encoded by the coding sequence ATGATTAACTTTGCTCCCCTAGCTACTGAAACTAATATTAACGATAATTTGGCGATTACTTTTGCCTCTTTATCTTTAGATGAAGTCTATCGTTTGGCGGATGACGCTGCTAATGGTGCAATTGTAGTTATGAGCGGTACGGTACGCAATCAAACTGATGGTAAGCCTGTTGTTTATTTAGAATATCAAGCTTATGAACCAATGGCTTTAGAAGTCTTCAAAAAAATTGCTGCCGATCTTCGTCAACAATATCCTGATACTAACCGCGTGGTTATTCATCATCGGATTGGACGCTTACAAATTGGTGAGATTAGTGTTTTAGTTGCGGTGGGTTGTCCTCATCGCGGAGAAGCTTTTGCTGCGTGTCGTTATGCGATCGATACTTTAAAACATAATGCACCAATTTGGAAAAAAGAACATTGGGCTGATGGTTCGAGTAATTGGGTTAGTATTGGTGCTTGTGAGGAAAACAATGCTATTTGTTAG
- a CDS encoding Uma2 family endonuclease has translation MSVQIAPNQITWEKLPEDYILPDDPVDNINQPPLAAALTESLELAGRLPANALAPTNYGICATVNGRIVVKAPDWAYVRSISVPREEVIRSYTPQLQGEIPVIVMEFLSDPEGSEYSTKPTYPPGKWFFYEQILRVSNYAIFQPNNGDLEVYQLDSSGRYQLQNPDDNRRYWIGEMELFLGIWEGTRENRTGYWLRWWNREGELLLWGSELAQRERENAQRERQRAERLAAQLRAAGIEPEE, from the coding sequence ATGTCAGTTCAAATAGCACCTAATCAAATTACTTGGGAAAAACTACCCGAAGATTACATTTTACCAGACGATCCAGTGGATAATATTAATCAGCCTCCATTAGCCGCCGCTCTGACTGAAAGTTTAGAACTTGCTGGTAGATTACCAGCTAACGCTCTTGCACCAACTAATTACGGCATTTGTGCGACAGTCAATGGCAGAATTGTTGTTAAAGCTCCCGATTGGGCTTATGTTAGAAGTATTAGCGTACCCAGAGAAGAAGTGATTCGCAGTTACACGCCACAATTGCAAGGAGAAATTCCAGTAATTGTGATGGAGTTTCTTTCCGATCCTGAAGGGAGCGAATATTCGACTAAACCTACTTATCCTCCTGGTAAGTGGTTTTTCTACGAACAAATTTTACGAGTTTCTAATTATGCTATTTTTCAACCTAATAATGGCGATTTAGAAGTATATCAACTTGATAGTTCTGGACGGTATCAATTGCAAAATCCCGATGATAATAGACGCTATTGGATTGGAGAAATGGAGTTATTTCTAGGAATATGGGAAGGAACGCGAGAAAATCGTACTGGCTATTGGTTGCGGTGGTGGAATCGAGAGGGAGAGTTGTTGTTGTGGGGGTCTGAATTAGCTCAACGAGAACGCGAAAATGCTCAACGAGAAAGACAACGTGCGGAACGTTTGGCTGCACAACTAAGGGCTGCGGGAATTGAACCAGAGGAATGA
- a CDS encoding mechanosensitive ion channel family protein, giving the protein MTNITNFPDFLTLGLVFTSLNDFQTFLTDLGITIVVVVVLYILCFYVLRFWLRQLSTDLPLVTLNVSRFPVVAIALAVGIKISLGTLPSENQFPVLQKVLSAFIVVIGTYWFAKIITEVLIYFLKDYAEKSEAMWDDVVVPILATTLPVIIYLVGGLLALQSLGIDLTGLWVAFGGATFVLGFALKDILANFFSGLVLLIDTPFRFGDVISLPNGSIAVIKNIGLRVTNLYLIDTHSEMYIPNGALEGQQIVNLSRPTSHYYYTVSIPLQTDVDPTRAIKIMENVVLAHPDTLGDIDKKLEMLDRFYGFSGTGVREDQKRENGRQRLLAEKQVNLKLRKIEQEFELLSEKISHLEKGGLDFSEISTIRGDYLEICEQMGLEMHTERLWGKRKRSWLEEAQGNAIDDSLLGLIRHWYLAWEKDPDLMKEDRIILPKEWEQKMDLLKIKMNKLFKIMTEPSGQETRLDDYVENMRLWLSESFKSSRNEWQDPKVWADKDSVVKFYVDDIKLEHCERGNRIKSEVRREMIWHLRQAYLYK; this is encoded by the coding sequence ATGACGAATATTACTAACTTTCCGGACTTCTTAACATTAGGATTAGTTTTCACGTCTTTAAATGATTTTCAAACTTTCCTAACTGACTTAGGGATCACGATAGTAGTTGTCGTTGTCCTCTACATTCTCTGCTTTTATGTATTGCGTTTCTGGCTACGTCAACTATCAACTGATTTACCGTTAGTTACCTTAAATGTATCTCGATTTCCAGTGGTGGCGATCGCCTTAGCAGTTGGCATTAAAATATCGCTGGGTACTCTGCCATCAGAAAACCAGTTTCCCGTTTTGCAAAAAGTGCTGTCGGCTTTCATCGTAGTTATAGGCACTTACTGGTTTGCCAAAATAATTACCGAAGTGCTTATCTACTTTTTGAAAGATTACGCCGAAAAATCAGAGGCGATGTGGGACGATGTGGTAGTGCCAATCTTAGCTACTACGCTGCCAGTGATTATTTACCTAGTAGGTGGTTTACTAGCTTTACAATCACTGGGTATCGATCTGACTGGGCTTTGGGTAGCGTTTGGTGGGGCTACATTTGTATTAGGTTTTGCCTTGAAGGATATCTTAGCCAACTTTTTTAGTGGGTTAGTATTATTAATTGACACTCCTTTCCGGTTTGGCGATGTAATTTCTCTTCCCAATGGTTCCATAGCAGTAATCAAGAATATTGGGTTGCGCGTGACCAATTTATATCTTATTGATACTCATAGTGAGATGTATATCCCTAATGGGGCATTAGAAGGTCAGCAAATTGTTAATTTAAGTCGTCCCACTTCCCATTATTACTACACGGTGAGCATTCCCTTACAAACAGATGTCGATCCGACGCGGGCGATCAAAATAATGGAAAACGTAGTTTTAGCTCATCCAGATACTTTGGGAGATATTGACAAAAAACTGGAGATGCTTGACCGTTTTTATGGATTTTCTGGTACTGGCGTCAGAGAAGATCAAAAGAGAGAAAATGGACGGCAACGTTTATTAGCAGAAAAACAAGTCAACCTCAAGCTACGAAAAATTGAACAAGAGTTTGAACTGTTATCGGAAAAAATTTCTCATTTAGAAAAAGGTGGCTTAGATTTTAGTGAAATTAGCACCATTCGCGGCGACTATTTAGAAATCTGCGAACAGATGGGTTTAGAAATGCACACAGAACGACTTTGGGGTAAACGGAAACGTTCTTGGTTAGAAGAAGCACAGGGAAATGCGATTGATGATTCGCTGCTCGGTTTAATTAGACACTGGTATCTGGCATGGGAAAAAGATCCGGATTTAATGAAAGAAGATCGGATTATTTTGCCCAAAGAATGGGAGCAAAAGATGGATTTGCTGAAGATAAAAATGAATAAGTTGTTCAAGATTATGACTGAACCATCGGGACAAGAAACGAGACTGGACGATTATGTAGAAAATATGCGTCTCTGGTTATCAGAAAGTTTCAAAAGCTCTCGTAATGAGTGGCAAGATCCCAAAGTATGGGCAGATAAGGATTCAGTGGTTAAATTCTACGTTGACGACATTAAGTTAGAACACTGCGAACGAGGGAACCGGATTAAGAGTGAAGTACGTCGAGAGATGATTTGGCACTTAAGACAAGCTTATCTCTACAAGTAA
- a CDS encoding GntR family transcriptional regulator → MPLSPRSLQRNQSLQEQAYQAIRTAILSGELTSGQRLVETHLAKKLQVSRTPIREAIRQLQHEELVTIDANNVLRVAKFSPHDAAQLYDCRLALEQLAVAEACQNATDSQLKQLDRLVMQAEKLSHSKPSQLTNFQLLDLDYRFHRLLAESSGNLWLRSLLDRVFDKMILIRIQTIQSNPDVLEIRAEHRRIYEVIAQRSPETAVEAIKDHLLAAKARVIQEMENIQQENCS, encoded by the coding sequence TTGCCCCTGTCTCCGCGATCGCTCCAGCGAAATCAATCTTTACAGGAGCAAGCATACCAAGCAATTCGCACTGCAATCCTTTCAGGTGAACTAACTTCCGGACAACGGTTAGTGGAAACTCATCTTGCCAAAAAACTACAGGTTAGTCGAACCCCAATCCGAGAAGCAATCCGGCAGCTACAACATGAAGAGTTAGTCACCATCGATGCCAATAATGTGCTAAGAGTAGCTAAATTTTCTCCTCACGATGCCGCCCAGTTGTATGATTGTCGTTTAGCCTTAGAGCAACTTGCTGTAGCAGAAGCTTGTCAAAATGCCACTGATTCACAACTCAAACAACTCGATCGCCTGGTAATGCAAGCAGAAAAACTTAGTCACAGCAAGCCTTCTCAACTAACTAATTTTCAGCTTTTGGATCTCGACTACCGCTTTCACCGTCTCTTGGCTGAAAGTTCGGGGAATTTGTGGCTCAGGTCTTTGCTGGATCGGGTTTTTGATAAAATGATCCTGATTAGAATTCAAACGATTCAAAGTAACCCAGATGTGCTAGAAATTCGTGCCGAACATCGCCGCATTTATGAAGTGATTGCTCAAAGATCGCCGGAAACGGCAGTAGAAGCCATCAAAGACCATTTGCTAGCCGCGAAAGCACGAGTTATCCAGGAAATGGAAAATATTCAGCAAGAAAATTGTTCTTAG
- the puuE gene encoding allantoinase PuuE, protein MMSAPYPRDLIGYGRNPIDPQFPGNARLALQFVINYEEGGENCVLHGDMASEAFLSEIIGAKPLPGMRHMNIESMYEYGSRAGFWRLHRLFTERNIPVTVYGVAMALERNPEAVAAMIESDWEIASHGYRWIDYQYLPEAIEREHIQKAIAIHTQVTGNRPLGWYTGRNSPNTRRLVVEVGGFLYDSDSYADDLPYWVYEQSRPHLVIPYTLDNNDMRFATNQGFNCGDQFFTYLRDAFDLLYAEGETAPKMMSVGLHCRLVGRPGRTASLARFLDYVQQRSRVWICRRIDLARHWHQNHYPQGN, encoded by the coding sequence ATGATGTCTGCTCCTTATCCCCGGGATTTGATTGGTTACGGAAGGAATCCGATCGATCCCCAATTTCCCGGTAATGCTCGGCTTGCCCTACAATTTGTGATTAATTACGAAGAAGGTGGGGAAAACTGCGTCTTACACGGAGACATGGCTTCCGAAGCATTTCTCTCGGAAATTATCGGCGCAAAGCCCTTACCTGGGATGCGACACATGAATATTGAGTCGATGTACGAATACGGCAGTAGGGCTGGCTTTTGGCGGCTACATCGCTTATTCACCGAGCGGAATATACCCGTTACCGTCTATGGAGTTGCAATGGCTTTAGAGCGCAATCCAGAAGCTGTAGCTGCCATGATTGAATCAGACTGGGAAATTGCTTCTCATGGCTACCGTTGGATTGACTATCAATATTTACCAGAAGCAATTGAGCGCGAACATATCCAAAAGGCGATCGCCATTCACACTCAAGTTACAGGTAATCGTCCTCTCGGCTGGTACACTGGACGCAACAGCCCGAATACTCGTCGTTTGGTGGTCGAAGTTGGAGGCTTTCTTTACGACTCCGATAGCTACGCTGATGACTTACCCTACTGGGTATACGAACAATCTCGCCCTCACCTCGTCATTCCCTACACTCTCGACAACAACGATATGCGTTTCGCCACCAATCAAGGATTTAACTGCGGGGATCAGTTTTTTACCTATCTGCGCGATGCTTTTGATCTCTTGTATGCCGAAGGAGAAACCGCACCCAAAATGATGAGCGTGGGGTTACACTGTCGTTTAGTCGGTAGACCTGGACGCACCGCTTCTCTAGCTCGCTTCCTCGATTATGTACAGCAGCGATCGCGTGTCTGGATCTGTCGTCGGATCGATCTTGCTCGCCATTGGCATCAAAACCATTATCCACAAGGGAATTAG
- a CDS encoding allophanate hydrolase-related protein — protein MTTTKANCKRVFICGSALKGQPDHGNLQSAKFIKKAQTRPLYRLHAAAEGWHPAIYQVEEGGISIPGEVYELTSEQYEHLVSTEPPNMYPGDVVLEDGEVLTAMLYPRELVEKYNWLDISDYGGWAAYKEGLGIRD, from the coding sequence ATGACCACAACAAAGGCAAATTGCAAGCGAGTTTTCATCTGCGGTTCGGCACTAAAAGGTCAACCAGACCACGGAAATCTGCAATCGGCTAAATTTATCAAAAAAGCGCAAACTCGCCCTCTATATCGTCTTCACGCAGCCGCAGAAGGCTGGCATCCGGCGATATACCAAGTTGAGGAGGGAGGAATTAGCATTCCTGGCGAAGTATACGAACTAACCTCAGAGCAATACGAGCATCTGGTTTCCACGGAACCACCAAATATGTATCCGGGTGATGTAGTGCTGGAAGATGGAGAGGTTTTGACGGCGATGCTTTATCCTCGCGAGTTGGTAGAAAAGTACAATTGGCTCGATATTTCTGACTACGGCGGTTGGGCTGCTTATAAGGAGGGATTGGGGATTAGGGATTAG
- a CDS encoding Zn-dependent hydrolase: MVTGLISTILVNQERLQQSIETLAEIGQTPQGGVQRLAYSLEDLQARHLIQGWMKEAGMSVRIDAAGNIIGRYPGKFPEMPALATGSHIDTVPNGGRYDGAYGVLAALEIARVFQERQIQLNHPFEAIAFTDEEGSMIGSKAISGRLVNDPAYYVRPDGTNIESCLAKVGGNWDCIERARLTSKEIAAFVELHVEQGPVLESAGKQIGVVQGIVGQRRYKITVKGSPRHAGTTPMNMRQDALVAASQVVLAVNELANSSGEQVATVGAMQVSPNAANTIPGLVEMELDIRDLSSQRLDELILQLEENLVAIATNTHTEIQIHPRLRNEPALAKTEIQNTIAEICQDFNLTYLHLPSRASHDAQEIATFTDMGMIFVPSKGGVSHAETEYTSVEQCTQGANVLLHALLRLDRYYQS; encoded by the coding sequence ATGGTAACTGGCTTAATTTCCACAATTTTAGTTAATCAAGAGCGGCTGCAACAGAGTATAGAAACTTTGGCAGAAATTGGTCAAACTCCCCAAGGTGGAGTACAGCGCCTTGCTTATAGCTTAGAAGATCTTCAAGCTCGTCACCTAATTCAAGGCTGGATGAAAGAAGCCGGAATGAGCGTGAGAATAGACGCGGCGGGTAATATTATTGGTAGGTATCCGGGGAAATTTCCCGAAATGCCTGCTTTAGCTACAGGTTCTCACATTGATACGGTTCCTAACGGGGGACGTTATGATGGTGCTTATGGAGTTTTAGCTGCACTGGAGATCGCACGAGTTTTCCAAGAGCGACAAATTCAACTGAATCATCCTTTTGAGGCGATCGCCTTTACGGATGAAGAAGGTAGTATGATTGGCAGTAAGGCTATATCGGGAAGATTAGTTAACGATCCCGCGTACTACGTTCGTCCTGATGGTACGAATATTGAGAGTTGTTTAGCGAAAGTTGGTGGTAACTGGGATTGTATTGAACGAGCGCGATTGACTTCTAAGGAAATTGCGGCTTTTGTGGAGTTGCACGTTGAGCAAGGTCCGGTGCTAGAATCAGCAGGTAAGCAAATTGGTGTGGTTCAAGGAATTGTCGGTCAACGAAGATATAAGATTACCGTCAAAGGAAGTCCGAGACACGCGGGGACGACTCCAATGAATATGCGTCAAGATGCTTTAGTTGCAGCCTCTCAGGTGGTTTTAGCTGTGAATGAGCTAGCTAATAGTTCCGGAGAACAAGTAGCTACGGTAGGAGCGATGCAGGTTTCACCCAATGCAGCGAATACAATTCCTGGTTTGGTGGAGATGGAGTTAGATATTCGCGATTTGTCGAGTCAACGCTTGGATGAACTAATTTTACAGTTAGAGGAGAATTTGGTGGCGATCGCCACTAACACTCACACGGAAATTCAAATTCATCCCCGTCTACGCAACGAACCAGCTTTAGCGAAAACGGAAATTCAAAACACAATCGCCGAAATTTGTCAAGACTTCAACTTAACTTATTTGCACCTACCAAGTCGTGCTAGTCACGATGCTCAAGAAATTGCTACTTTTACTGATATGGGGATGATTTTTGTCCCCAGCAAGGGAGGAGTTAGCCACGCAGAAACCGAATATACTTCAGTGGAGCAATGTACTCAAGGAGCTAATGTTTTGCTGCACGCTTTACTCCGGTTAGATCGATATTATCAGAGCTAA
- a CDS encoding exopolysaccharide biosynthesis protein encodes MAKKLSQELERYFFQEERQTYVKLGDIFSLAGERLFGFLFVILALPSALPIPAPGYSIPFGILIFLLAIQLVAGRQRPWLPTKMMNRSMTISQAQGFVKAGIPWLKRIEAIARPRMSYLCASFPGRVIIGIAIALMSISMMIPIPLTNTLPAIGIFVTGFGLLEDDGAISLGGLIVCLLGGILTCLILILGLEVVEAFLDFLKNWLGSIIS; translated from the coding sequence ATGGCGAAAAAACTTTCTCAGGAACTAGAACGGTATTTTTTTCAAGAAGAAAGACAAACTTATGTCAAATTAGGCGATATTTTCTCTTTAGCTGGAGAGCGTCTATTTGGCTTTTTATTCGTAATTTTGGCTTTACCTTCAGCTTTACCAATTCCTGCACCAGGTTACTCAATTCCGTTTGGAATTTTAATATTTCTCCTAGCAATTCAACTGGTTGCTGGTCGTCAGCGTCCTTGGCTACCAACAAAAATGATGAATCGTTCAATGACTATATCACAAGCGCAAGGTTTTGTCAAAGCTGGCATACCTTGGTTAAAGAGGATCGAAGCAATCGCGCGTCCCCGGATGAGTTATCTTTGTGCTAGTTTTCCTGGTAGAGTTATTATCGGCATCGCGATCGCCTTAATGTCAATTTCCATGATGATTCCCATTCCCTTAACCAACACCTTACCTGCGATAGGTATTTTTGTCACTGGTTTTGGTTTACTAGAAGATGATGGCGCAATTAGCCTAGGCGGTTTAATTGTTTGTTTGCTGGGAGGAATTCTCACCTGTCTAATTTTAATTTTAGGTCTAGAAGTAGTCGAAGCGTTCCTCGATTTTCTGAAAAACTGGCTTGGTAGTATAATTTCTTAA
- a CDS encoding DedA family protein has translation MVEWITNTITTLGYGGIALLMLVENLFPPIPSEVIMPLAGFVVARGEMSFVPVILAGVVGSMIGALPWYYAGKIYSKRRISRLADKYGKWFAISGEDIEKADRWFKKYGRKAVFYGRMVPGIRTVISLPAGINNMNMASFLVYTLLGSSLWVLLLTLSGYILGENYYLVEEYIGYFSLAVVIIVVTSIIVWLVKKRQGKGK, from the coding sequence ATGGTTGAATGGATAACTAATACTATTACTACATTGGGGTATGGAGGAATAGCTTTATTAATGTTAGTAGAAAACCTCTTTCCCCCCATTCCTTCTGAAGTAATTATGCCCCTCGCCGGGTTTGTAGTTGCTAGGGGAGAAATGAGTTTTGTTCCAGTAATTTTAGCTGGAGTTGTCGGTAGTATGATCGGCGCTTTACCTTGGTATTACGCTGGAAAAATTTATAGTAAAAGACGTATTTCTCGTTTAGCTGACAAATACGGTAAGTGGTTTGCTATCTCTGGAGAAGACATCGAAAAAGCCGATAGATGGTTTAAGAAATACGGAAGAAAAGCTGTATTTTACGGGCGCATGGTTCCTGGAATTCGCACCGTAATTTCTCTCCCGGCGGGAATTAACAATATGAACATGGCGTCATTTTTAGTTTATACTTTACTTGGCTCTAGCTTGTGGGTATTACTACTAACTCTGTCTGGATATATTCTCGGAGAAAATTATTATTTAGTGGAAGAATACATTGGTTATTTTTCCTTAGCTGTAGTAATTATTGTAGTAACAAGTATAATTGTTTGGTTGGTGAAAAAGCGTCAGGGAAAAGGTAAATAA